The following coding sequences lie in one Dehalococcoidia bacterium genomic window:
- a CDS encoding DUF1737 domain-containing protein — translation MEYKVIMEGPLEKLEAKVRQAIAEGWKPQGGIAVSMTSLGMLRFAQAMVK, via the coding sequence ATGGAATATAAAGTCATAATGGAAGGACCCTTGGAAAAGTTGGAAGCAAAGGTCCGTCAGGCAATTGCAGAGGGATGGAAACCTCAAGGCGGCATTGCCGTGTCAATGACATCGCTTGGCATGTTACGCTTTGCTCAGGCAATGGTCAAATAG
- a CDS encoding DUF6125 family protein, giving the protein MSELEDYAGPFSPDVKYEDFSRDMLLELLSLQSDYMQKADGLWYVTVKNRVGDDVAFESDMWVWERAHVWELEQTTKLFKIGGHDVAALFKALQVSPWLRALKAQYDLKNSNYGIWTVLHCPTLIGLEKEGEGREKRICQKWDRKCKQLLADFFDPRIKATALKLPPRKSKDDICCQWEFKLKEA; this is encoded by the coding sequence ATGAGCGAGTTGGAAGATTACGCTGGGCCATTTAGCCCGGACGTGAAGTATGAAGATTTTTCCAGAGATATGCTTCTTGAGCTGCTCTCTTTGCAGTCTGATTATATGCAGAAGGCAGATGGGCTCTGGTACGTCACTGTCAAAAACAGGGTGGGCGACGACGTGGCCTTTGAGAGCGACATGTGGGTGTGGGAAAGAGCGCACGTCTGGGAACTTGAACAGACCACCAAGCTGTTCAAGATAGGGGGGCATGATGTTGCCGCCCTGTTTAAAGCGCTGCAAGTCAGTCCATGGCTCAGAGCGTTGAAGGCCCAGTACGACCTCAAGAACAGCAATTACGGCATATGGACTGTTCTTCATTGTCCCACCCTGATAGGCCTGGAAAAAGAGGGTGAAGGCAGAGAAAAGCGAATATGCCAGAAATGGGACCGAAAATGCAAACAATTACTTGCGGACTTCTTCGACCCGCGAATAAAAGCAACTGCCCTCAAGCTTCCTCCCCGTAAGAGTAAAGACGACATCTGCTGTCAATGGGAATTCAAGCTGAAGGAGGCTTGA
- a CDS encoding transglutaminase-like domain-containing protein: MRKGIRNLLIVLIVLMATASVVISVVGPKNGFGGGMTITLRETAPPADTPLFVIESSPNARYLRSALGITYDGTNWQLDKVACQFQNINRSSDDNNGLPLCTSSLSHSYRDFNRDVLNDASTLVDVRCQQLPDTISERVKELSRRITESMPSPFEKAKAIEEFLQAKYEYKLDYQPAPSDWEPNDWFLFESREGICGNFNSAFVILSRASGIPARLAAGYYIQPGQGERQVVYANQAHAWAEVGFQGIGWLAFDAARQ; encoded by the coding sequence ATGAGAAAGGGAATACGTAATCTTTTGATCGTGCTGATCGTGTTGATGGCAACGGCTTCCGTTGTGATCAGTGTGGTCGGTCCCAAAAACGGGTTCGGGGGAGGGATGACCATTACGTTGCGGGAGACTGCGCCCCCCGCAGATACGCCGCTATTCGTGATTGAGAGCTCTCCTAATGCCCGATATCTGAGGAGTGCTCTGGGAATAACATACGACGGAACGAATTGGCAACTGGATAAGGTTGCCTGTCAGTTCCAGAATATCAATAGGTCCTCCGATGATAACAACGGACTTCCTCTCTGCACTTCTTCTCTTTCCCATAGCTATCGCGATTTCAACCGGGATGTGCTGAACGACGCTTCAACCCTGGTTGATGTCCGCTGTCAACAATTGCCAGACACTATCTCAGAGAGAGTGAAAGAGCTCTCTCGACGCATTACGGAGAGTATGCCAAGCCCGTTTGAGAAGGCCAAGGCAATAGAGGAGTTTCTTCAAGCCAAATATGAGTACAAACTGGATTATCAACCGGCACCTTCGGACTGGGAGCCGAACGACTGGTTTTTGTTTGAATCCAGAGAGGGCATCTGCGGCAATTTCAATTCTGCCTTTGTGATCCTTTCCCGGGCATCCGGCATACCTGCCAGACTGGCTGCGGGCTATTACATCCAGCCGGGCCAAGGAGAGCGACAGGTTGTCTACGCCAATCAAGCGCATGCCTGGGCGGAGGTGGGATTTCAGGGGATAGGCTGGCTAGCCTTTGATGCGGCCCGTCAATGA
- a CDS encoding GrpB family protein, with translation MKKPMETLEEKLSRVTKEEVAIVAYDPTWPEVFQRERQHLLSCLPLDLVKRIEHFGSTAVPGLPAKPIIDILVEVTSLDETRKRIAPILVGQGYDYFWRPSWGDDTPPFYAWFIKRDKYGNRTHHIHMVEADFEHWDRLLFRDYLIEKQDITRAYGELKMKLSDAYHHDRVAYTQAKADFIRDVTEQAKRYYEKAR, from the coding sequence ATGAAGAAACCAATGGAAACCCTCGAAGAAAAGCTATCCCGTGTCACCAAGGAGGAGGTAGCCATCGTCGCCTACGATCCTACCTGGCCAGAGGTCTTTCAGCGGGAGAGACAGCATTTGTTGTCCTGCCTTCCCCTTGATCTGGTCAAACGAATTGAGCACTTTGGGAGCACTGCTGTGCCTGGCCTCCCAGCCAAACCCATCATAGACATTCTGGTCGAGGTGACAAGCCTCGATGAAACCAGGAAGAGGATCGCCCCCATATTGGTGGGTCAGGGATATGACTACTTCTGGCGGCCATCGTGGGGCGATGATACTCCTCCCTTCTATGCTTGGTTCATCAAGCGTGACAAATACGGGAACAGAACGCATCACATCCACATGGTTGAAGCTGACTTTGAACACTGGGACAGACTCCTTTTTCGAGATTACCTCATTGAGAAACAAGATATTACGAGGGCTTACGGCGAGCTGAAAATGAAACTCTCTGATGCATACCATCATGATCGCGTTGCCTACACACAAGCCAAGGCTGACTTCATAAGGGATGTTACGGAACAAGCTAAGCGATACTATGAAAAAGCCCGATGA
- a CDS encoding flavodoxin family protein, whose product MGKQVKEAIIVLGSPRKNGNCATLAERAAAGVRACGAKAEIVYLHGLTMEPCNACDACQTATEADCIIDDELTALLPRLRQADSLLIASPVYWFTFTAQTKLFIDRAFYSLNGPEGHALKGKPLGLIMSYGDTDPFTSGAVNALRAFQDICRFIEAPVAGLVYGSASGVGDIQKQPDMLQQAYQLGQKLGAG is encoded by the coding sequence ATGGGTAAACAGGTTAAAGAGGCGATCATTGTTCTGGGTAGCCCTCGCAAAAACGGGAATTGCGCCACGCTGGCGGAACGAGCTGCTGCTGGCGTGCGTGCTTGTGGTGCCAAGGCGGAGATCGTCTATTTGCATGGACTGACTATGGAGCCATGTAACGCCTGTGACGCCTGTCAGACAGCAACCGAAGCAGATTGCATCATTGATGATGAGTTGACTGCCCTACTGCCTCGATTGCGCCAGGCCGATTCGCTTCTTATTGCCAGCCCGGTGTATTGGTTCACTTTCACAGCGCAGACCAAGCTCTTCATTGATCGAGCATTCTATTCGTTAAACGGGCCGGAGGGCCATGCACTAAAAGGGAAACCGCTTGGGTTGATTATGAGCTATGGTGATACTGACCCCTTCACTTCAGGGGCCGTCAATGCGCTGCGTGCTTTTCAGGATATTTGCCGCTTCATCGAGGCACCGGTGGCTGGCTTGGTTTATGGGAGTGCGAGTGGTGTGGGTGATATTCAAAAGCAGCCGGATATGCTGCAACAGGCTTATCAATTGGGGCAGAAACTTGGCGCCGGTTAA
- a CDS encoding CoA transferase: MSKKALAGVRVLEYAQFVAGPYCGKLLADLGAEVIKIEEPEIGDEARRRGPFLHDVPDPEYSALFLYLNTNKLGITLNLKSATGIDMLKDLIADADILIEDKPLQMMREFGLNFGILEAINPRLVMTSITPFGQTGPYAEYKAYPLNTAHSAQLAYLTPYGSPYPDREPLKLGGMSGEHICGLTAATGTLAALHARRITGLGQHVDVSKQEAMLDMARMWAVQYPNDRVSASRMQNMSGMSILVPCTNGHVVVSLHEIHHWRAIVQIMGNPEWSQNKLYDDSRERMMRFQTEIGPHIAEWVKNQTKEELYRAGQEANCPITPVMSAEDVANSEQYKARGFFVEVEHTTGQKITLAGAPYRFSKTPWTIERSAPLLGQHNGLIGCWRETRTEQRLGEVRRKGKKRTVKYPLEGVRIADFGFAWAGPQAVGLLARMGAEVIKVESHTRIDHSRILSLTTGTVFGEIDRSLVFGDLNMNKLGITLNLGHPKGVELAKELIKISDVVAQNMRPGVMDRLGLGYEALREINPNIIMLSLSALGMTGPQRNYIGYAPAFGALSGLSYITGYADHSPAILLGEMDLLSGTTGAFAILAALVHKQQTGEGQHIDLSCTEAISVLIGDVLMDYTMNGRIQFRKGNQDEYMAPHNCYRCKGDDKWISIAVATDEEWGAFCKVVGHPEWTHDSRYADALSRWQNQKELDKLVSIWTLKHTHFEAMEMLQRAGVAAVPSFNSEDLYHNPHLRERNYWIEIDHPLVGKQTVAAPPWRLSRTPARITRHGPLLGEHNDYVFGELLGLSKSEIVSLVEERVIY; this comes from the coding sequence ATGAGTAAAAAAGCGCTAGCTGGAGTAAGGGTATTGGAATATGCCCAGTTTGTTGCCGGGCCGTACTGTGGCAAGCTGCTCGCGGATCTGGGAGCCGAAGTCATCAAGATCGAAGAGCCTGAGATCGGCGACGAGGCGAGAAGAAGAGGCCCATTCCTTCATGATGTTCCTGATCCGGAGTATAGCGCTCTTTTCCTTTATCTCAACACCAATAAACTGGGAATCACCCTGAACCTGAAATCCGCAACAGGAATCGACATGCTCAAGGACTTGATCGCGGATGCAGATATCCTCATTGAAGATAAGCCTCTTCAGATGATGAGAGAGTTTGGACTCAATTTTGGCATCCTGGAGGCTATCAATCCCCGGCTGGTTATGACCTCGATTACTCCCTTTGGACAAACGGGCCCCTATGCCGAATACAAGGCTTACCCCCTGAACACCGCCCACAGCGCGCAGTTAGCTTACCTAACTCCTTATGGATCACCTTATCCCGATAGGGAACCTCTCAAACTTGGTGGCATGTCGGGAGAGCATATCTGTGGGTTAACGGCTGCCACGGGAACATTAGCTGCCCTACATGCCCGGAGAATAACAGGCTTGGGCCAGCACGTTGACGTATCCAAGCAGGAAGCGATGCTTGACATGGCCAGGATGTGGGCAGTTCAATATCCGAACGACAGAGTGAGCGCCAGTAGAATGCAGAATATGAGTGGGATGAGCATACTCGTGCCTTGCACGAACGGCCACGTTGTCGTTTCACTCCATGAAATACATCATTGGCGCGCTATCGTTCAGATCATGGGTAACCCGGAGTGGTCTCAAAACAAGCTATACGACGATAGCCGCGAGCGCATGATGCGTTTTCAAACGGAGATAGGGCCTCACATAGCGGAATGGGTCAAGAATCAAACCAAGGAAGAGTTGTATCGCGCCGGGCAGGAAGCGAATTGCCCCATCACCCCGGTAATGTCGGCAGAGGACGTTGCGAACTCCGAGCAGTACAAAGCGAGGGGATTCTTTGTTGAAGTGGAGCATACCACAGGTCAAAAGATCACACTTGCCGGAGCACCTTACAGATTTTCAAAGACTCCTTGGACTATCGAAAGGTCAGCCCCTTTGCTTGGGCAGCATAATGGATTGATTGGCTGTTGGCGGGAGACCCGCACGGAGCAGAGGTTGGGCGAGGTGAGGAGAAAAGGGAAAAAGAGGACGGTTAAGTATCCGCTTGAAGGAGTAAGAATCGCTGATTTCGGGTTTGCATGGGCCGGTCCTCAAGCGGTTGGACTTCTTGCCAGGATGGGAGCCGAGGTAATAAAGGTCGAAAGTCATACTCGGATTGATCATTCGAGGATACTTTCGCTGACAACCGGGACGGTGTTTGGTGAGATAGATCGATCACTGGTTTTTGGCGATTTGAACATGAACAAGCTTGGGATAACCCTTAATTTGGGACATCCAAAGGGTGTCGAACTGGCCAAGGAGTTGATCAAAATAAGCGATGTGGTAGCTCAGAATATGCGTCCTGGAGTGATGGACAGGCTGGGGTTGGGATATGAGGCCTTGCGGGAAATCAACCCCAATATCATCATGCTTTCCTTGTCGGCCCTGGGGATGACAGGGCCGCAGCGAAACTACATTGGATACGCCCCGGCGTTTGGTGCGCTCAGTGGGCTATCGTATATCACCGGATATGCCGATCATTCACCGGCAATACTGCTTGGCGAAATGGACTTGCTGAGCGGAACAACCGGGGCTTTTGCTATCCTTGCGGCTCTTGTTCACAAGCAACAAACCGGAGAAGGCCAACATATTGATCTTTCCTGTACTGAGGCCATCAGTGTGCTCATCGGCGATGTGTTGATGGATTACACCATGAATGGCAGAATACAGTTCCGGAAGGGAAATCAGGATGAATATATGGCGCCTCACAACTGTTATCGCTGCAAAGGCGATGATAAGTGGATAAGCATTGCCGTAGCGACTGACGAAGAATGGGGGGCATTCTGCAAAGTTGTAGGACATCCTGAATGGACTCACGATTCGAGGTATGCCGATGCACTCAGTCGCTGGCAGAATCAGAAGGAACTGGACAAACTAGTCAGCATCTGGACTCTGAAACATACTCACTTCGAAGCCATGGAAATGCTACAGAGGGCAGGAGTGGCAGCTGTTCCCTCCTTTAACAGCGAGGATCTATACCACAACCCGCACCTTCGGGAGCGCAATTATTGGATCGAGATTGACCACCCGCTCGTTGGCAAGCAAACGGTTGCCGCACCGCCCTGGAGGCTATCCAGAACCCCGGCCCGGATCACCCGCCATGGGCCGCTTCTGGGTGAGCACAATGATTACGTGTTCGGGGAACTCCTGGGGCTCAGTAAATCGGAAATCGTGAGTTTGGTAGAGGAAAGAGTTATTTACTAG
- a CDS encoding proton-conducting transporter membrane subunit → VIMRIFFTAFGSPEWLRDDWSVLFAVLAAITMTIGNVIALHQTNIKRLLAYSGVAQAGYLMVGLAAAYSSNDSVSLTPYGEGQSGILFYLAVYALANLGAFIAVIAVSNKINSDEIGDFSGLIKRSPMLALVLGVCLISLTGMPPTAGFIGKLVVFKAAIDASMLWLVILGVVNSVIAAFYYFKVIKVMFLGGAKSEEKVPSSSALRITLAMSTLGVFVLGIYPHLLLKFTDSAGMLLP, encoded by the coding sequence CTGTGATCATGCGCATTTTCTTCACCGCCTTCGGATCGCCCGAGTGGCTGCGTGACGATTGGAGCGTGCTCTTCGCCGTTTTGGCCGCTATCACCATGACCATCGGAAACGTGATCGCCCTCCATCAGACGAACATCAAGCGGCTGCTGGCCTATTCAGGCGTGGCTCAAGCCGGATACCTTATGGTAGGATTGGCCGCGGCCTACTCTTCAAACGATAGTGTATCGTTGACGCCTTATGGAGAAGGGCAGAGCGGAATCCTGTTTTACCTGGCTGTTTACGCGCTGGCCAATCTGGGGGCCTTTATTGCCGTCATTGCCGTCAGCAACAAGATCAATAGCGATGAAATTGGCGACTTCTCCGGCTTGATCAAGCGATCCCCAATGCTGGCGCTGGTCCTCGGAGTCTGTCTGATCTCTCTCACCGGAATGCCGCCTACAGCCGGTTTCATCGGAAAGCTGGTGGTGTTCAAAGCCGCGATAGACGCCAGTATGCTATGGCTGGTGATCTTAGGCGTGGTCAACTCGGTGATTGCCGCCTTCTACTACTTCAAGGTGATCAAGGTGATGTTCCTGGGAGGGGCAAAATCAGAAGAAAAAGTGCCTTCTTCGAGCGCATTAAGGATCACGCTGGCGATGTCTACCCTCGGCGTGTTTGTCCTTGGAATTTACCCCCATCTCTTACTCAAGTTCACCGATAGCGCGGGGATGCTGCTTCCCTAG
- a CDS encoding proton-conducting transporter membrane subunit has translation MEWHLISPELSMAVLAVLVILLDLFVQNKRYLAILSAAGLIVPLALSIDLWNEGGPAMNNMLAVDQFALFFNVLIIGATAMVILSSWEYVCTKIEHLRGEFYALILLSALGLIVLASAQEMITIYLALELSGMSLYALVAFLKDRKSTESGIKYILLGAIASAVLLYGMVLVFGLTASTHLDAIKDSIVANGIREPALLLGFVLIAAGFAFKISAVPFHMW, from the coding sequence TTGGAATGGCATCTGATATCGCCTGAGCTGAGCATGGCCGTGCTGGCCGTACTGGTGATTCTACTCGACCTTTTTGTTCAGAACAAGCGGTATCTGGCGATCCTCAGCGCAGCCGGACTGATCGTACCGCTGGCCCTGAGCATCGATCTGTGGAACGAAGGCGGTCCGGCGATGAATAACATGCTGGCCGTCGACCAGTTTGCCCTGTTCTTCAATGTCCTGATCATCGGAGCGACGGCGATGGTGATCCTCTCATCGTGGGAATATGTTTGCACCAAGATCGAGCATCTGAGAGGGGAGTTCTATGCGTTGATCCTTCTCTCAGCGCTGGGGCTGATAGTTCTGGCATCCGCCCAGGAAATGATCACCATCTACCTTGCCCTGGAGCTTTCCGGCATGTCTCTGTACGCTTTGGTGGCGTTCCTGAAGGACCGCAAGTCCACCGAGTCGGGAATAAAATACATCCTGCTGGGCGCAATCGCTTCCGCCGTTCTGCTTTACGGGATGGTGCTGGTCTTCGGGTTGACCGCCAGCACCCATCTGGACGCCATCAAGGATTCCATCGTCGCCAACGGAATTCGGGAGCCGGCGCTTCTCCTTGGATTTGTGCTCATCGCAGCGGGGTTTGCTTTTAAGATATCGGCGGTGCCCTTTCACATGTGGG
- a CDS encoding NADH-quinone oxidoreductase subunit M — protein sequence MEDINILSIILGTVLFGAIAVALLRISDRGIKILAAVFTGLAFALSIAMFASFDRSVGLQFIERYTWIESIRAEYFLGVDGLSAPLFLLTSFLGFLCIFISWKINERVREYFAWLLLLELSILGVFAAQDFLLFLIFWEIELAPMYFLISIWGTKPPLGRREYSAFKYLLYTLLGSAGLLAGILVAYFELGTFDMTQMGDLSAGVTIGMQTTIFFLIFFCFAVKLPMFPFHTWLPDAHTDAPTAGSVMLAGVLIKMGGYGMIRLVGVFPEVAKDYAWLLVLLGIIGVIYGAAVTLRQTDLKRLIAYSSVSHMGYVLVGIFALQEVSLTGASLQLFSHGVVTGLLFAMVGVVYDKTHERRLPMLGGLARQMPVAAVVFSIAGLASLGLPTTSGFAAEFLIFVGSFDSNAFAAVQIFAIIGILGIVLTAGYILWMIERTFYREPLSQFDHLPDADKRERLVMFSLMLAIMGVGIFPQVLTDIIDVALEPTVSAIGL from the coding sequence TTGGAAGATATCAACATCCTCTCAATCATACTGGGAACGGTCCTCTTCGGCGCGATAGCGGTGGCCCTTTTGCGCATCAGCGACAGGGGAATCAAGATCCTAGCGGCGGTCTTCACCGGGCTGGCCTTTGCGCTCTCGATTGCCATGTTCGCCAGCTTCGATCGATCGGTGGGCCTCCAGTTCATCGAGCGCTACACCTGGATCGAATCGATCCGCGCCGAATACTTCCTCGGAGTGGACGGCTTGAGCGCGCCTCTGTTTCTGCTGACCTCATTCCTGGGTTTCCTGTGCATTTTCATCTCGTGGAAGATCAACGAACGAGTACGGGAGTATTTTGCCTGGTTGTTGCTGCTGGAATTGAGCATCCTCGGTGTGTTTGCCGCCCAGGACTTCTTGTTGTTCCTCATCTTCTGGGAGATCGAGCTTGCCCCGATGTACTTCCTGATCTCGATATGGGGAACCAAACCCCCGCTGGGCAGAAGGGAATATTCCGCTTTCAAGTATCTGCTGTATACCTTGCTCGGCAGCGCGGGACTACTGGCCGGAATCCTGGTGGCCTATTTCGAGCTGGGCACTTTCGATATGACCCAGATGGGCGATCTGTCTGCCGGGGTCACCATCGGAATGCAAACCACCATCTTTTTCCTGATCTTCTTCTGCTTTGCGGTGAAACTGCCGATGTTCCCGTTCCATACCTGGCTCCCGGATGCCCACACCGATGCGCCCACTGCCGGCAGCGTGATGCTGGCCGGTGTGCTGATCAAAATGGGCGGGTACGGAATGATCCGCCTGGTGGGGGTCTTCCCGGAAGTGGCCAAGGATTATGCCTGGTTGCTGGTGCTTCTGGGGATCATCGGAGTGATCTATGGGGCAGCGGTCACCCTGCGCCAGACCGACCTCAAGCGGCTGATTGCCTACAGTTCGGTGAGCCACATGGGATATGTGCTGGTGGGTATCTTTGCCCTTCAAGAGGTAAGCCTCACCGGCGCCTCATTGCAGCTATTCAGCCACGGCGTGGTCACCGGCTTGCTCTTTGCTATGGTCGGGGTGGTCTACGATAAGACCCACGAGCGAAGGCTTCCCATGCTGGGAGGTCTTGCCCGGCAAATGCCGGTAGCGGCGGTGGTTTTCAGTATTGCCGGTTTGGCTTCCCTCGGTCTGCCCACCACCAGCGGCTTCGCTGCCGAGTTCCTGATATTCGTCGGCAGCTTCGATAGCAATGCGTTTGCAGCTGTCCAGATATTTGCCATCATCGGCATTCTGGGGATCGTGCTGACGGCTGGATATATTCTATGGATGATCGAGCGAACCTTCTACCGCGAGCCCTTGAGCCAGTTCGATCATCTTCCCGATGCCGATAAGAGGGAGCGTTTGGTGATGTTCTCTCTGATGCTGGCGATCATGGGGGTCGGGATATTCCCGCAGGTTCTTACCGACATCATCGATGTGGCGCTGGAGCCGACGGTGTCGGCTATTGGGTTGTGA
- a CDS encoding proton-conducting transporter membrane subunit produces MIPNSAVWLIIFLPVIAFLLNGLVMRPLAKEKSARYSGYITIACIAGSLGLSIWTVASVAGEGAPEFPRQINIHWLSIGQNFDIEIGLLVDKLSAIMVLVVSTCSLMIQIYSQGYMKGDHGYMRFFTWMPLFTAAMLGVALSGNLLFTFICWELVGLCSYLLIGFWYHRPSAATAAKKAFIVTRLADIGLVLALVGIYHSMNDTAVSMGYNVFNIQHLPEVAHAAIIGGFLTTGAFTWILLGIFAGAAGKSGQFPLHVWLPDAMEGPTPVSALIHSSTMVCAGVYLIARVFPLFAMPDGETAALVVAGVGGFTAIFSATMGMVMYDIKRVLAYSTLSQLGYMMLGLGTVAYGAANAHDPAEAAHLMEIGFAIGMFHLFTHAFFKSMLFLASGSVNHATGTFDMRLMGGLRRHQPWTFVVFLIGSLALAGIWPLAGFWSKDGILFYAWENTPWFFWFAMITVFMTAFYMFRVIFMTFYGEFRGGDPLGLPHAGKAEDGAHQEVHPHESPAVMVWPMVVLCVLAIGSGWAVGSLSAVKFLGGEWHGFFAPFTKFEFNAERGLPLLGLMVALCGIFTAYAIYSAQWISNEAIGRLFKPVRTLWYRKYYIDELYEDVLVRGVLMKGVFGALAWFDTVVVDGIVNGAAALGRGLGGVLRKLETGQLQEYGIAMGFGLVVIMAVILIGFHW; encoded by the coding sequence ATGATACCTAATAGCGCCGTCTGGTTGATCATTTTCTTGCCGGTCATCGCGTTTTTGCTTAACGGCCTGGTAATGAGGCCGTTGGCGAAGGAAAAGAGCGCTCGCTATTCCGGCTATATCACCATTGCCTGTATCGCCGGATCGCTGGGACTTTCCATCTGGACAGTTGCCTCGGTGGCCGGTGAAGGCGCCCCGGAATTCCCCAGGCAGATCAATATCCACTGGCTATCCATCGGGCAGAATTTCGATATCGAGATCGGTTTATTGGTGGATAAGCTCTCAGCCATCATGGTGCTGGTGGTCAGCACCTGCAGCCTGATGATCCAGATCTATTCTCAGGGGTACATGAAGGGCGATCACGGTTACATGCGCTTTTTCACCTGGATGCCGCTCTTCACCGCCGCCATGCTGGGGGTGGCGCTATCGGGGAATCTGCTGTTCACCTTCATTTGCTGGGAACTGGTAGGATTGTGCTCTTACCTCTTGATCGGATTCTGGTATCATCGTCCCTCCGCCGCGACTGCTGCTAAGAAGGCATTCATCGTCACGCGCCTGGCCGATATCGGGCTGGTTCTGGCGCTGGTGGGGATCTACCACTCAATGAATGACACCGCTGTCAGCATGGGATACAACGTGTTCAATATCCAGCACCTTCCCGAGGTGGCCCATGCAGCGATCATCGGCGGCTTCCTGACCACGGGCGCATTCACCTGGATTTTGCTGGGCATCTTCGCCGGCGCGGCAGGCAAGTCCGGCCAGTTCCCGCTTCACGTGTGGTTGCCCGATGCGATGGAAGGCCCAACACCAGTCAGCGCGTTGATCCATTCTTCGACGATGGTCTGCGCCGGCGTGTATCTGATCGCAAGGGTGTTTCCTCTCTTTGCCATGCCCGATGGGGAGACTGCCGCGCTGGTGGTTGCCGGAGTTGGCGGATTCACGGCGATCTTCTCTGCCACCATGGGCATGGTGATGTACGATATCAAGCGAGTGCTGGCCTACTCTACCCTGAGCCAACTGGGATATATGATGTTGGGATTGGGAACGGTAGCCTATGGCGCGGCCAACGCTCATGATCCCGCCGAAGCCGCTCATCTGATGGAGATCGGTTTTGCCATCGGCATGTTCCACCTGTTTACTCATGCTTTCTTCAAGTCGATGCTGTTCCTTGCCTCGGGAAGCGTGAATCACGCCACCGGAACTTTCGACATGCGCTTGATGGGCGGCTTGCGCCGCCACCAGCCCTGGACCTTCGTCGTCTTCCTGATCGGATCGCTGGCTCTGGCCGGCATCTGGCCGCTGGCAGGATTCTGGAGCAAAGACGGCATCCTGTTCTATGCCTGGGAGAACACCCCGTGGTTCTTCTGGTTTGCCATGATCACCGTCTTCATGACGGCGTTTTACATGTTCCGTGTCATTTTTATGACCTTCTATGGGGAGTTCCGGGGCGGAGACCCGCTGGGGTTGCCTCACGCGGGCAAAGCTGAGGACGGCGCTCACCAGGAGGTTCATCCGCACGAGTCTCCGGCAGTGATGGTATGGCCGATGGTGGTGCTCTGCGTGCTGGCCATCGGGAGCGGCTGGGCCGTCGGATCGTTGAGCGCAGTCAAATTCCTCGGAGGGGAATGGCACGGCTTCTTTGCGCCGTTTACTAAATTTGAATTCAATGCGGAGCGCGGATTGCCGCTTCTGGGGTTGATGGTGGCGCTGTGTGGCATCTTCACTGCCTATGCGATCTACAGCGCGCAGTGGATATCCAACGAGGCCATCGGCAGGCTGTTCAAACCTGTCCGCACGCTATGGTATCGAAAGTATTACATCGATGAATTGTACGAAGATGTGCTGGTGAGGGGAGTGTTGATGAAGGGCGTTTTCGGGGCTCTGGCCTGGTTCGATACGGTTGTCGTCGACGGCATCGTGAATGGAGCGGCTGCTCTGGGACGCGGCCTTGGCGGTGTGTTGCGCAAGCTGGAAACGGGCCAGTTGCAGGAATACGGGATCGCGATGGGGTTCGGGTTGGTGGTGATTATGGCTGTGATCCTGATCGGGTTTCATTGGTAA
- the nuoK gene encoding NADH-quinone oxidoreductase subunit NuoK, which produces MDVGLTHYLVLSAILFSIGLFGALSKRNAIGVLMCIEIMLNAVNIAVVAFSRYLAPETVILTGHVFALFVIVVAAAEAAVGLAIVIALYKNRETVDVEEADSMKG; this is translated from the coding sequence ATGGATGTAGGTCTGACTCATTACCTGGTCCTGTCGGCCATATTATTCTCCATCGGCCTCTTTGGGGCGCTTTCCAAACGCAATGCCATCGGGGTTCTGATGTGTATTGAGATCATGCTCAATGCGGTCAACATCGCGGTGGTGGCGTTTTCACGATATCTGGCGCCGGAAACGGTGATTCTGACCGGGCATGTCTTTGCTCTCTTCGTCATTGTGGTGGCTGCCGCCGAGGCCGCCGTGGGGCTGGCCATCGTGATTGCGCTTTACAAGAACCGGGAGACCGTGGATGTTGAGGAAGCCGATTCGATGAAAGGATAG